One genomic window of Choristoneura fumiferana chromosome 14, NRCan_CFum_1, whole genome shotgun sequence includes the following:
- the LOC141435115 gene encoding LOW QUALITY PROTEIN: uncharacterized protein (The sequence of the model RefSeq protein was modified relative to this genomic sequence to represent the inferred CDS: inserted 1 base in 1 codon): MDDALRVRRSYRNRQFEILIKKRPCKQCDYSNGRTRAGASMRGALVLLALAGAAAAGVSELARRDSGDVFTLTDVPCGAAQCAEHGAGADAADACACACPHRAPLFREDRELCVDDLPECSLASFGTGAGVQRIPFVYLPLKGQIIHPSKDITFQGVKTPICAVSGAQFLTPKGFVDLRNTLDADVPFSLFRDEGRTFLQWSGEDDVRARMSGRMMVVRLLCRDVAAAPASPLDLRGVFTPCVAFRVQGTPPKPMSNVTEVQFAPNAQTSQATTTSGLSVTEYVAIGISSLLLGLIYVASVFLYLHIRKRKKVGSEDSSRRLKSLKNKDGSIITERDIVRINNERVPSLPSSLDLDDGLIKNNPLMGLSRQFHQIKHSFPSDSGSTLSDSEDFADGSVRSDDHMFKDQTTSALIHSHHSKLKLRNTCPDLSHRDESGIERLPDEHVSIVETTDDREIARPVGTTRRKLYFNPAYFEPHLMAEPPPAALEFLTKIREVIAVAKHKMAAKRFQPVLNEIPEEETYPSRGNSLDIYQAMGSQRSGSVVSLKRENSRKRSLNCVGCPGCKTETSSEIHNFIKYDVPACSNCQSTKGEKQNSIRKWLEDIPTGKQSFYNEFQPTNQNGLVNSLLSLPSAQNQCKLKKQNSFSASNSMNLTENFTKKRKTSTLSVRSEPPLRSYNLPLPEFDKITHNNNRNYYGQTISRTDDIRPIGLYDHRTGSLRNNVIANQHRNKFITNKNSLPDMVNEAIAIDHCTQSYNQNSSDEEKFNAKMNNTTARKTSESPPVNDYETDSLERTSTKKSLSTPPEYPEISSSQASPSLSNALPLEEELTMTNAVYKTQSSSNSNTPSPQRDICMEQNHYETIDKKKSLNNADKTMTTKNSSDNSYSLVSEVYVNNNYNFGSTPTSPSGSECSMGSRKLHGTLKNSQKKPGCLTIEVKDPPENYIKIHESDGFEPDTLDRKNSKHKEIVENIQFSRTDLIKNLDSNGSPINHRIQLRSSGTFKKAEADHSASKFSSLRYDYETRKNIYERPKLLSTTFNYSKSLEDTTEPWEMRLRXWNTEEGRILTLELRHSKRQRQCTPPTIKQMKNLARPDILPPLPPTNDHPIYEQPSFPPRRVESAMLPLESHPKNLNGRSLSPRTFTKNTTADHKSNKNFNVRKSDIGHTCSPTRASVQLQFSDYENIHPVETNKDTRADDYCRISNRRRIDRRHSSSAINTNTFVKESKEIPCKSFRMKRKKGSHVEDSGYLSSDSAGSRRIQRKLVIAKIVSCSESDDTENEARSESGAESIETHSVYFDSYRKPQINVEDDSKMFTYNKSARDCGNRSNS; encoded by the exons AATGTTCATTGGCGAGTTTCGGGACTGGCGCGGGAGTGCAGCGGATACCGTTCGTTTATCTGCCATTAAAAGGTCAAATCATCCATCCCTCAAAGGATATAACCTTTCAAg GTGTAAAGACTCCAATATGCGCAGTGTCAGGAGCACAGTTTCTAACGCCGAAGGGTTTCGTCGATCTTCGAAACACCCTCGACGCAGATGTGCCGTTCAGTCTATTTCGAGACGAGGGGAGGACTTTCCTACAG TGGAGTGGCGAGGACGACGTGCGAGCGCGAATGTCAGGACGGATGATGGTTGTCCGACTTCTTTGTCGTGACGTAGCTGCTGCTCCTGCTTCTCCACTTGACCTTCGAGGAGTCTTCACACCGTGCGTCGCTTTTCGAGTTCAAGGGACTCCTCCGAAACCTATGTCCA ATGTTACAGAAGTACAATTTGCACCAAATGCACAGACATCGCAGGCAACAACCACATCGGGCTTATCAGTAACAGAATACGTCGCTATTGGCATCAGCTCTCTCCTCCTGGGTCTCATCTACGTTGCCTCGGTGTTCCTTTACTTACATATccgaaaaagaaagaaagttgGATCGGAGGACAGTTCCAGAAGATTAAAAAGCTTGAAGAATAAAGATGGCTCTATCATCACGGAGAGAGATATTGTTCGTATTAATAATGAGAGGGTCCCGTCATTGCCCAGTTCGTTAGATTTAGATGATGGTCTCATTAAGAATAATCCTTTGATGGGATTGAGTAGACAGTTCCATCAAATTAAACATAGTTTTCCGAGTGATTCTGGCAGCACTTTGTCAGATTCAGAAGACTTCGCCGATGGCAGTGTTCGTAGCGACGATCATATGTTTAAA GATCAAACAACCTCAGCTCTAATACATTCTCATCATTCGAAACTAAAGCTTCGGAATACCTGCCCAGACTTAAGTCACCGGGACGAGTCGGGAATAGAGCGGCTGCCTGATGAGCATGTGTCGATTGTTGAGACTACTGATGATCGGGAAATTGCACGGCCAGTCGGTACTACAAGAAGAAAGCTTTACTTCAATCCTGCCTATTTTGAACCACATTTAATGGCG GAACCACCTCCAGCAGCGTTAGAGTTTCTTACCAAAATCAGAGAAGTCATAGCTGTCGCCAAACACAAGATGGCAGCGAAACGATTTCAACCTGTCCTAAATGAAATACCAGAAGAAGAGACTTATCCGTCTCGTGGGAACAGTTTAGATATTTATCAAGCTATGGGTAGTCAAAGAAGCGGAAGTGTTGTTAGTCTCAAAAGAGAAAACAGTAGAAAAAGATCACTAAATTGTGTTGGATGCCCTGGCTGTAAGACTGAAACTAGTAGCGAAAttcataatttcattaaatacgaTGTTCCTGCCTGTTCAAATTGCCAAAGCACCAAAGGAGAAAAACAGAACAGCATTCGTAAATGGTTAGAGGATATCCCTACGGGGAAACAATCGTTTTATAATGAATTCCAACCAACGAATCAAAATGGTTTAGTGAACTCTCTCTTATCTCTACCTAGTGCACAAAATCAATGCAAATTGAAGAAACAAAACAGTTTTTCTGCATCAAACTCAATGAATTTAACGGAAAACTttacaaagaaaagaaagacTTCTACTTTATCTGTTAGATCGGAACCTCCGTTGAGAAGTTACAATCTACCATTACCGGAATTCGATAAAATAACTcacaataataacagaaattaCTATGGACAGACTATTTCACGTACTGATGATATCAGACCTATTGGATTGTATGATCATCGTACAGGTAGTCTTAGAAATAATGTTATTGCCAATCAACATAGAAATAAATTCATTACTAATAAAAATTCTTTGCCGGATATGGTAAATGAAGCTATAGCAATTGATCATTGTACTCAATCTTACAACCAAAACAGCTCAGATGAAGAGAAATTTAATGCAAAGATGAATAATACTACTGCGAGAAAGACTTCCGAAAGTCCACCAGTAAATGATTATGAAACTGACAGCTTAGAAAGAACGTCTACCAAAAAGAGTCTATCCACTCCACCAGAATATCCGGAAATTTCGTCTTCTCAAGCAAGTCCTAGTTTGAGCAATGCTTTACCGTTAGAAGAAGAACTAACTATGACGAATGCAGTCTATAAAACTCAATCTAGCAGTAACAGCAATACTCCTTCACCCCAAAGAGATATATGCATGGAACAAAATCACTATGAGACCATTGATAAGAAAAAAAGCCTAAATAATGCCGATAAAACAATGACGACTAAAAATAGTTCAGACAATAGCTATAGTTTAGTTAGTGAAGTTTACGTGAATAACAATTACAATTTCGGTAGCACACCAACATCTCCAAGTGGGTCAGAATGTTCCATGGGAAGTAGAAAATTACACGGCACTTTgaaaaattctcaaaaaaaaccAGGTTGCCTAACAATAGAAGTTAAAGACCCACCAGAAAACTATATCAAAATTCACGAATCAGATGGTTTTGAACCTGACACACTCGACCGCAAAAACTCTAAGCATAAAGAAATAGTTGAAAATATACAATTTAGTAGAACAGATCTCATTAAAAATTTAGACAGCAATGGAAGCCCAATCAATCACCGCATACAACTAAGAAGCAGTGGTACGTTCAAAAAAGCTGAGGCTGATCACAGCGCATCAAAGTTTAGCAGTTTGCGGTACGATTACGAAACACGCAAGAATATTTACGAGCGCCCAAAATTGTTATCAACTACATTCAATTACTCCAAAAGTCTAGAAGATACAACAGAACCTTGGGAGATGCGGCTCC ACTGGAATACAGAAGAAGGGCGCATACTGACTCTGGAGCTCAGACACTCAAAGCGACAACGTCAGTGTACACCACCTACGATAAAACAAATGAAGAACTTAGCCAGACCTGATATTTTACCGCCTCTCCCACCAACAAATGACCATCCGATATACGAACAGCCAAGCTTCCCACCAAGGCGCGTAGAGAGCGCAATGTTACCACTAGAAAGTCATCCAAAAAACTTGAATGGCAGAAGCCTCAGTCCGAGAACATTTACGAAGAATACGACAGCTGATCATAAAtccaataaaaatttcaacgtTCGTAAATCAGATATTGGACATACCTGCAGTCCAACGAGAGCTTCTGTCCAATTACAATTCTCGGACTACGAAAATATTCATCCCGTGGAAACAAATAAGGATACAAGGGCGGATGACTATTGCAGAATTTCTAATAGGAGACGCATAGACAGAAGACACAGTAGCAGTGCAATTAATACGAACACTTTTGTTAAAGAATCGAAAGAGATTCCCTGTAAGTCATTTAGGATGAAGCGTAAGAAAGGTTCTCACGTTGAAGACTCGGGATACCTCAGCAGTGACTCAGCTGGTTCGAGGCGGATTCAGCGGAAATTAGTGATCGCAAAAATAGTGAGTTGTAGTGAAAGTGATGACACAGAAAACGAAGCTAGAAGTGAATCAGGCGCGGAGAGTATAGAGACACACTCAGTGTATTTTGATAGTTACAGGAAACCACAAATAAACGTTGAAGACGACAGTAAAATGTTCACGTACAATAAAAGTGCAAGGGATTGTGGTAATCGATCGAATTCTTGA